One Nocardioides aromaticivorans genomic window carries:
- a CDS encoding tudor domain-containing protein, with amino-acid sequence MPTEANYVAGLALSWARNDPLEQWINAAPRGGATPLEETISEYLGSHNPFADGSRVEVLGGLHGDAPTAWVPVTIVERTAVDEWTVEFDDGDQACRDHHELRPYSQGL; translated from the coding sequence GTGCCAACTGAGGCGAACTACGTCGCCGGCCTCGCGCTGAGCTGGGCCCGGAACGACCCACTTGAGCAGTGGATCAACGCAGCGCCCCGGGGTGGCGCCACCCCGCTCGAGGAGACCATCAGCGAGTACCTGGGATCCCACAACCCCTTCGCCGACGGCTCGCGCGTCGAGGTCCTCGGCGGCCTCCACGGCGACGCCCCGACGGCCTGGGTTCCAGTCACGATCGTCGAGCGGACCGCCGTCGACGAATGGACAGTCGAGTTCGACGACGGCGACCAGGCCTGCCGCGATCACCACGAGCTGCGGCCCTACTCTCAGGGCCTGTGA